A stretch of Arachis hypogaea cultivar Tifrunner chromosome 15, arahy.Tifrunner.gnm2.J5K5, whole genome shotgun sequence DNA encodes these proteins:
- the LOC140179046 gene encoding uncharacterized protein: protein MVHGPCGLYNKNSPCMKNGSCSKFYLKEFRQRTLIDEAGFSKYRHTDNGRTVKKIECVLDNKFIVPYNPKLLLKFGCHINVENTCQTSSIKYLFKYVHKDNDRVTTTLYNTGDSSEATQVVDEIRNYYDCRYISACEVVWFIWI, encoded by the coding sequence ATGGTACATGGTCCATGTGGTCTGTACAATAAAAATTCACCTTGCATGAAGAATGGATCATGTTCAAAGTTTTATCTCAAAGAGTTTAGGCAGCGAACACTCATTGATGAAGCCGGATTTTCCAAATATAGGCATACTGATAACGGTCGAACAGTGAAGAAAATAGAATGTGTACTAGACAATAAGTTCATTGTTCCTTATAATCCAAAATTGTTGCTCAAGTTCGGGTGCCACATAAATGTGGAAAACACATGCCAAACAAGTTCTATTAAGTATTTGTTTAAGTATGTACACAAGGACAATGACCGTGTCACAACTACCCTATACAACACTGGTGATTCGTCAGAAGCCACACAAGTTGTTGACGAAATTAGGAATTACTACGATTGTAGGTACATTTCGGCATGTGAGGTAGTCTGGTTTATTTGGATAtga